A region of Chlamydia crocodili DNA encodes the following proteins:
- a CDS encoding bis(5'-nucleosyl)-tetraphosphatase gives MMKTKYEYSFGIIPIKFFGTPDRSTLKACFICHTQGKHWGFPKGHSEDKEGPQEAAERELVEETGLSVVNFFPKVLVEHYSFNDNEVFVRKEVTYFLAEVQGDVHADPDEICDTQWLSIQEGMRLLSFPELKDIAGEADKFINSYLFSF, from the coding sequence ATGATGAAGACAAAGTATGAATACTCTTTTGGTATTATTCCCATAAAGTTTTTTGGTACTCCAGATAGAAGTACACTAAAGGCTTGTTTTATCTGCCATACCCAAGGCAAGCATTGGGGATTTCCTAAAGGTCATTCTGAAGATAAAGAAGGCCCTCAGGAGGCTGCAGAAAGAGAGCTTGTTGAAGAAACAGGCTTAAGTGTAGTCAATTTTTTCCCAAAAGTTCTTGTGGAACACTACTCTTTTAATGATAACGAGGTATTTGTTCGCAAAGAAGTTACTTACTTTTTAGCAGAGGTTCAGGGGGATGTACATGCAGATCCGGATGAAATCTGTGATACTCAATGGTTAAGCATTCAAGAAGGTATGCGTTTATTGAGTTTCCCTGAGCTTAAGGATATCGCCGGAGAAGCAGATAAATTTATTAATAGTTATCTCTTCTCATTCTAA
- a CDS encoding aminotransferase class I/II-fold pyridoxal phosphate-dependent enzyme: MSECPIDFVTNDFLGFSRSITLVNEVERRYRVYCDEFPQAQLGARGSRAIVGSSPILQNLEKKIMDFHNAEAAFVVHSGYMANLGFCYHVSKDTDMVFWDESVHVSVVQSLKMISGKQQSFQHNDLNTLESLLISQRTISSGRIFIFVCSVYSFSGTLAPLEELIILSRKYNAHLIVDEAHAMGIFGEEGRGLCYEWGYESFYSVLVTYSKAMGAMGAAILSSSEVKTELMLNSPPLRYTTALAPHALITIDAAYDHLSSEGKYFREQIFSLKAYFQKHFGLHSQCCGQPIFLRDFNKDLLISMLDEVNLRIGLMTFVNKPFIRVNFHAYNTHDEVDILIAMLRSYLEKCCCGIDIDHELHFG, encoded by the coding sequence ATGAGCGAATGCCCAATAGATTTTGTAACTAATGATTTCTTAGGTTTCTCCCGTTCTATAACATTGGTCAATGAAGTTGAGAGACGTTACCGTGTATATTGCGATGAATTCCCTCAAGCACAACTGGGAGCACGCGGTTCTCGAGCTATTGTCGGCTCTTCTCCAATTCTACAGAATTTAGAAAAGAAAATAATGGATTTCCATAATGCTGAAGCAGCATTTGTTGTTCATAGCGGCTATATGGCGAATCTAGGATTTTGTTATCACGTCTCTAAAGATACCGATATGGTATTTTGGGATGAGTCTGTGCACGTATCTGTTGTGCAAAGTTTAAAGATGATCTCCGGGAAACAGCAATCATTTCAACATAATGATTTGAATACATTAGAATCTTTACTCATCTCTCAGAGAACAATTTCATCGGGAAGAATCTTTATTTTCGTCTGTTCTGTATATTCTTTTTCGGGAACACTAGCTCCTCTTGAAGAACTTATAATCCTTTCAAGAAAATATAACGCTCACCTAATTGTAGATGAAGCTCATGCTATGGGAATTTTCGGAGAAGAGGGTCGTGGATTATGTTATGAATGGGGATATGAGAGTTTTTACTCTGTACTTGTGACTTATAGTAAGGCTATGGGAGCTATGGGGGCAGCAATTCTTTCCTCTTCAGAAGTGAAAACAGAATTGATGTTGAATTCCCCGCCCTTACGTTACACTACAGCATTAGCTCCTCACGCGTTGATTACGATAGATGCGGCTTATGATCATCTATCTTCAGAGGGCAAATATTTTAGGGAACAGATCTTTAGCTTGAAGGCATATTTTCAGAAACATTTTGGATTACATTCACAATGTTGTGGCCAGCCTATATTTTTAAGAGATTTTAATAAGGATCTTCTTATTTCAATGTTGGATGAGGTTAATTTACGTATTGGATTAATGACTTTTGTAAATAAGCCTTTTATACGAGTAAATTTCCATGCGTATAATACTCATGACGAGGTCGATATCTTAATTGCTATGTTACGTAGCTATTTAGAAAAATGTTGTTGTGGGATCGACATCGATCATGAACTTCACTTTGGGTGA
- a CDS encoding inositol monophosphatase family protein, with the protein MPSHLLDYQRVTESIVEKTIAELIRYRQRLPLVHFWTKPDGSFVTPADYAVQYCLQKKLSTTFPHIPFIGEEVLDPISDNHKIDKILEFVHKLDPKATSEDLIETLTPYQEISSLYWLVDPIDGTSGFIKNRFFATAVSLIYEDKPILAVMACPSIDPHTFKIYSAAKDYGTSLFGTAIESRRHLKSGTTLTGKFCEASLAARNQQHHTTRLLSLSLPGQPQACRVDSQYKYAMVAEGSVDFFIRYPFAISQAKAWDHAPGAFLVEESGGIVSDIFGNPLSYRREDFILENHPIILASGNEDIHRITLEALQERLNIVPEENLLAY; encoded by the coding sequence ATGCCGTCTCATTTGTTAGATTATCAAAGAGTTACAGAAAGTATAGTTGAGAAAACAATCGCCGAGTTAATCCGTTATCGACAACGCCTCCCTCTGGTCCATTTCTGGACGAAACCCGATGGGTCCTTTGTTACTCCTGCAGATTATGCTGTCCAATATTGTCTTCAAAAAAAACTATCAACAACCTTTCCACATATTCCATTTATAGGAGAGGAAGTCCTAGATCCTATAAGTGATAATCATAAAATTGATAAAATTTTAGAATTTGTTCATAAGCTAGATCCTAAGGCAACATCTGAAGATCTTATAGAGACGTTAACACCCTATCAAGAAATCTCTTCATTATATTGGCTCGTTGACCCTATTGACGGTACATCCGGATTTATCAAAAATCGTTTTTTTGCAACCGCAGTATCTCTAATTTACGAGGATAAGCCTATACTTGCTGTCATGGCCTGTCCGTCGATAGATCCACATACATTTAAAATCTATTCTGCAGCTAAAGACTACGGCACCTCATTGTTTGGTACAGCAATTGAATCTAGACGTCATTTGAAATCTGGAACTACGTTAACGGGAAAGTTTTGTGAGGCTTCTTTAGCGGCACGTAATCAACAACATCATACGACACGTTTGCTAAGTTTATCACTCCCCGGACAACCTCAGGCTTGCCGTGTTGATAGTCAGTATAAATATGCTATGGTTGCCGAAGGCTCTGTAGACTTTTTTATCCGTTATCCTTTTGCTATTTCCCAAGCAAAAGCTTGGGATCATGCTCCGGGAGCATTTTTGGTAGAAGAATCAGGAGGCATAGTTTCTGATATTTTTGGGAACCCGCTAAGTTATCGTAGGGAGGATTTTATTTTAGAAAACCACCCCATAATTCTAGCTTCTGGAAATGAGGATATTCATAGGATTACCTTAGAAGCTCTACAGGAACGTCTGAATATTGTTCCTGAAGAAAACCTACTCGCTTACTAG
- a CDS encoding lysophospholipid acyltransferase family protein, whose product MIVKMWRTIYEATYAFLVGSALKLRYKIKLEGLKSLKPNPNQGSLFLSNHVAEIDPVILEYLFWPRFHVRPLAVNYLFKNAVVRWFLNSVGAIPVPTVVPGRECKKTVEQMEKFYNQTINVLDNKGSVLLYPAGKLSRNGKEEIINQYSAYVLLHKSKECNVFLIRISGLWGSAFSRYKTQSTPKLGRVFKEAMKALLRRGLFFMPKRFVKVTIHQIDNDFLKQFPTKQDLNAFLSSWFNEGKESFPIEVPYA is encoded by the coding sequence ATGATAGTTAAGATGTGGCGCACTATCTACGAAGCTACTTATGCTTTTCTCGTCGGCTCTGCTTTAAAATTGCGCTACAAGATAAAATTAGAGGGTCTAAAATCTCTAAAACCTAATCCTAATCAGGGAAGTCTATTTTTATCAAATCATGTAGCTGAAATTGATCCTGTAATTCTTGAATATTTATTTTGGCCGCGTTTTCATGTGCGTCCTCTTGCTGTGAATTATTTATTTAAGAATGCCGTAGTTCGTTGGTTCTTAAATTCTGTGGGGGCTATACCTGTTCCAACTGTTGTTCCTGGAAGAGAATGTAAAAAGACTGTCGAACAGATGGAAAAGTTTTATAATCAGACTATTAATGTCTTGGATAATAAGGGCAGTGTTTTATTGTATCCTGCTGGCAAATTATCAAGGAATGGTAAAGAAGAAATAATTAATCAGTATTCGGCATACGTGCTATTGCATAAATCTAAGGAGTGCAATGTATTTTTGATACGTATTAGCGGATTATGGGGCAGCGCTTTTTCGCGCTATAAGACTCAATCTACACCTAAGTTGGGTAGAGTATTTAAAGAAGCTATGAAAGCCCTATTACGTCGGGGATTATTCTTTATGCCAAAACGCTTTGTGAAAGTAACGATACATCAGATAGATAATGACTTCTTAAAACAATTCCCCACAAAACAGGATTTGAATGCTTTTCTTTCTTCATGGTTTAATGAGGGTAAAGAGAGTTTTCCTATAGAAGTTCCTTATGCCTAA
- a CDS encoding Glu/Leu/Phe/Val dehydrogenase family protein, which translates to MKYPLVFKDINIEDYERVIEVTCENVQLHALIAIHQTLVGPALGGVRAFAYNSFDDALTDVLRLSRGMTYKAILSETGTGGGKSVIILPKGMTRPTEDMLRAFGQAVDSLGGQYIAAEDMGVSVSDINIINQETPWVCGIESISGDPSIYTAHGVFLCIKETAEQLWGSPSLKGRKIGIQGLGAVGRKLLHSLFFEGAELYVFDTNQEILDEVTKFYSVTVVSKDAFPTLECDIFVPCAFGGVINRDNVYNLRCRAVVGAANNQLENGSLGAVLHAQGILYAPDYLANAGGLLNVALAVGRPYCPKTVLQKVSKLPVILKEIYEQSEDSDRDTVILSDSIVEEKLTTYV; encoded by the coding sequence ATGAAATATCCCCTAGTGTTCAAAGATATAAATATAGAAGATTATGAGCGTGTGATAGAGGTAACGTGTGAGAACGTGCAGCTACACGCGTTAATCGCTATTCATCAGACACTAGTAGGCCCCGCATTAGGCGGCGTTCGTGCTTTTGCCTACAATTCTTTTGATGATGCTCTAACAGATGTTTTGCGCTTGTCTAGAGGTATGACGTATAAAGCAATTCTCAGTGAGACAGGAACGGGGGGAGGAAAAAGCGTTATTATTCTTCCTAAAGGTATGACACGGCCTACTGAAGATATGCTCAGAGCTTTTGGTCAGGCAGTAGATTCTCTTGGTGGTCAGTATATAGCTGCTGAAGATATGGGAGTCTCTGTTAGTGACATCAATATCATCAATCAAGAGACCCCTTGGGTATGTGGTATAGAAAGTATAAGCGGTGATCCTTCAATTTATACAGCTCATGGAGTCTTTTTATGTATAAAAGAAACCGCAGAGCAGTTGTGGGGGAGTCCTTCTCTAAAGGGAAGAAAAATTGGTATACAAGGTCTTGGTGCTGTCGGTAGGAAATTATTACATTCCTTATTTTTCGAAGGCGCAGAACTTTATGTTTTTGATACGAATCAAGAAATTCTTGATGAAGTTACAAAATTCTACAGCGTAACCGTTGTTTCTAAAGACGCTTTCCCAACATTAGAATGCGACATTTTTGTTCCGTGTGCGTTTGGAGGAGTGATTAATAGAGATAATGTTTACAATTTACGTTGTCGTGCAGTTGTTGGAGCTGCAAATAACCAACTAGAAAATGGTTCTTTAGGTGCTGTGCTTCATGCTCAGGGAATATTATACGCCCCAGATTATCTAGCTAATGCTGGAGGCTTATTAAACGTAGCTCTTGCTGTTGGAAGACCATATTGTCCTAAGACAGTCCTGCAAAAGGTCAGTAAGCTTCCTGTTATTCTTAAAGAAATTTATGAACAGAGTGAAGATTCAGATCGAGATACTGTAATTCTATCCGATAGTATAGTAGAAGAAAAACTAACTACTTATGTCTAG
- the fabF gene encoding beta-ketoacyl-ACP synthase II, whose product MNKKRVVVTGLGVVSCLGNEIDTFYDNLLAGISGVHTITSFPCEDYATRFAAWIPEFNPEPYLDKKQARRVDPFITYAVVAAKKAIAMSRWDKDNLPADPLRCGVIIGSGMGGLQTLDEGMERLIVGNKKLSPFFIPYIITNMAPALIAMDFGLMGPNYSISTACATSNYCIDAAYQHLISGRSDMIVCGGTEAAVNRVGLAGFIANRALSERNDAPQEASRPWDRDRDGFVIGEGAGVLVLETLENALKRGAPIYAEILGSYTTCDAFHITAPRDDGEGITSCVLGALESSGIPKERVNYINAHGTSTPLGDISEVLALKKAFGSHVKNLRMNSTKSLIGHCLGAAGGVEAVATIQAIQTGKLHPTINLENPIAEIDDFDVVANKAQDWDIDVAMSNSFGFGGHNSTILFSRYIP is encoded by the coding sequence ATGAATAAAAAACGTGTAGTAGTCACGGGATTGGGTGTTGTTTCTTGTTTAGGCAATGAAATAGACACTTTTTATGATAATCTGCTTGCTGGTATCAGTGGCGTTCATACAATCACTTCTTTTCCATGCGAAGATTATGCTACCCGTTTCGCCGCTTGGATCCCTGAATTTAATCCCGAGCCTTATTTAGATAAAAAACAAGCACGCAGAGTTGATCCTTTTATTACTTATGCGGTAGTTGCAGCTAAAAAAGCTATTGCAATGTCTCGATGGGACAAAGACAATCTTCCTGCTGATCCCCTCCGTTGCGGTGTTATCATCGGTTCTGGTATGGGAGGATTACAGACTTTAGACGAGGGTATGGAGCGTCTTATTGTAGGCAATAAGAAGCTTTCTCCATTTTTTATACCTTACATTATTACTAATATGGCTCCCGCGCTTATTGCTATGGATTTTGGACTTATGGGTCCGAATTATTCGATATCTACAGCATGCGCAACTTCGAATTATTGTATTGATGCAGCTTATCAACATCTTATTTCTGGCCGTTCTGACATGATAGTTTGTGGTGGAACTGAGGCTGCAGTAAACCGTGTTGGATTGGCCGGTTTTATTGCTAACCGAGCTTTATCGGAAAGGAATGATGCTCCTCAAGAAGCGTCTCGTCCTTGGGATAGAGATAGAGATGGTTTCGTTATAGGCGAGGGAGCTGGAGTTTTAGTTTTAGAAACTTTAGAGAACGCTTTGAAGCGAGGGGCTCCGATATATGCGGAGATACTTGGTTCGTATACTACTTGTGACGCTTTCCATATTACAGCTCCTAGGGATGATGGAGAGGGCATTACATCATGTGTTCTTGGAGCTCTAGAAAGTTCTGGTATTCCTAAAGAACGTGTAAATTATATTAATGCTCATGGAACATCAACTCCTCTAGGAGATATATCCGAAGTCTTAGCATTGAAAAAAGCTTTCGGTAGTCATGTGAAAAATTTACGAATGAATTCTACAAAATCCCTTATAGGCCATTGTCTGGGAGCTGCTGGAGGAGTCGAAGCTGTTGCAACAATTCAAGCAATCCAAACTGGAAAATTACATCCTACGATTAATTTAGAAAACCCGATTGCAGAAATTGATGATTTTGACGTAGTTGCGAACAAGGCCCAGGATTGGGATATTGACGTTGCTATGTCGAATTCTTTTGGTTTTGGTGGACATAATTCAACGATATTATTCTCGAGGTATATACCCTAA
- a CDS encoding AMP-binding protein, whose product MHKRWNYSNKRRIGLRDGHTVLEKFLKLCSEMQSDAGCWDEQLGILSYDDLRKAIIALALKVSKYPDQNIGVMMPASAGAYIAYFAILLSGKVPVMINWSQGLREMASCIGLANVNHILTSKQLVEHLRQIHGDSVEYPAQLIYMETIRKQLSLWDKVRIAFYLSLPYRWLLRLFDISGQNEEKVAVILFTSGTEKLPKGVPLTHANLLENQKACLKFFDPIETDVMMSFLPPFHAYGFNCCALFPMLAGLPVVFSYNPLQPKKIVELIDRTHATFLGSTPIFFDYILKTARKQDSLLNSLRFAVIGGDAFKDSLREKAEKDFPHIVLRQGYGTTECSPVVTINNEDSPKDESCVGIPVQGMDIMIVSEETYVPVSSGEIGLVVIRGTSLFSGYLGADPNQGFVRLGGDKWYVTGDLGYLDKNSQLFLKGRLSRFVKIGSEMVSLQALESLLTEGFGLPEKQEGISLIVCGLPGEKIRLCLFTTFSTTLNEVNDILKNLKTSSIMKISYQHQLESIPMLGTGKPDYRALNSLALSLFHGD is encoded by the coding sequence ATGCATAAGCGTTGGAATTACTCTAATAAACGTCGTATAGGTTTACGAGACGGTCACACAGTTTTAGAGAAGTTTTTAAAACTCTGTTCAGAAATGCAGTCGGATGCTGGTTGTTGGGATGAACAGCTGGGGATCTTATCTTACGATGATTTGCGTAAGGCTATTATAGCCTTAGCTTTAAAAGTATCTAAATATCCTGATCAGAATATCGGGGTTATGATGCCTGCTTCTGCAGGAGCGTACATTGCCTATTTTGCTATACTATTATCTGGTAAAGTTCCTGTCATGATCAACTGGAGTCAGGGACTTCGAGAAATGGCATCCTGTATTGGACTGGCTAATGTAAATCATATCTTAACTTCTAAACAGCTTGTTGAGCATTTGCGACAGATCCATGGCGATAGTGTTGAGTATCCAGCACAACTAATTTACATGGAAACTATACGTAAACAACTCTCCCTCTGGGATAAAGTGCGCATAGCATTTTATCTTTCTCTTCCTTATCGCTGGTTACTGCGATTATTCGATATCTCAGGACAGAATGAGGAAAAAGTTGCTGTTATTTTATTTACATCAGGAACAGAGAAACTGCCTAAAGGAGTTCCATTAACACATGCGAATCTTTTAGAGAATCAGAAGGCATGTTTGAAATTCTTTGATCCTATAGAAACTGATGTCATGATGTCGTTTCTCCCCCCGTTTCATGCTTATGGATTTAATTGCTGCGCTCTTTTTCCTATGCTCGCGGGTTTACCTGTGGTTTTCTCTTACAATCCTTTGCAACCTAAAAAAATTGTAGAACTTATAGATAGAACTCATGCGACTTTCTTAGGTAGTACACCTATCTTTTTTGATTACATTTTGAAAACTGCTAGAAAACAAGACTCCTTATTAAACTCTTTACGTTTTGCAGTTATTGGCGGCGATGCTTTTAAAGATTCCTTAAGAGAGAAAGCTGAGAAAGATTTTCCGCACATTGTTCTTCGTCAAGGCTATGGAACTACAGAATGCTCTCCGGTTGTTACTATTAATAATGAAGATAGTCCGAAGGATGAATCCTGCGTTGGTATTCCCGTCCAGGGTATGGATATCATGATTGTTTCCGAGGAGACTTATGTTCCTGTATCATCGGGAGAAATAGGTTTAGTTGTCATTCGTGGGACATCTCTCTTTTCTGGTTATCTAGGAGCTGATCCCAATCAAGGATTTGTCCGGCTCGGAGGAGACAAGTGGTATGTGACAGGAGATTTAGGATACTTAGATAAAAATAGTCAGTTATTTTTAAAAGGAAGGCTTAGTCGTTTCGTAAAAATTGGTAGTGAAATGGTAAGCTTGCAAGCTTTAGAGAGCTTACTTACTGAAGGTTTCGGTCTGCCTGAAAAACAAGAAGGTATTTCGTTAATTGTTTGCGGGCTTCCCGGTGAAAAGATAAGGCTATGTTTATTCACAACGTTTTCTACGACTCTCAATGAAGTAAATGATATCCTAAAAAACTTAAAAACAAGTAGCATAATGAAGATATCCTATCAGCATCAACTGGAATCTATTCCAATGCTGGGCACAGGAAAGCCTGATTACCGAGCTTTAAATTCTCTAGCTCTTTCTCTGTTTCATGGGGACTAA
- a CDS encoding inorganic pyrophosphatase, with amino-acid sequence MSEKQSLSIMHPWHGPILTQDNYESLCCYIEITPQDSVKFELDKVTGLLKVDRPQKFSNFCPCLYGLLPRTYCGELSGKYSGEQSLKENIQGDDDPLDICVLTEKNITHGNILLQARPIGGLRIIDSGEADDKIIAVLEDDLVFSEIQDISDCPCTVLDMIQHYFLTYKATPEHLIHGKPAKIEIVGIYGKKEAQKVIELAHQDYLNKFSREKTTI; translated from the coding sequence ATGTCTGAGAAACAATCTTTATCAATCATGCATCCTTGGCACGGTCCTATATTAACTCAAGATAACTATGAATCTCTATGCTGTTATATAGAAATTACTCCCCAAGATTCTGTAAAGTTTGAATTAGACAAAGTTACGGGTTTATTAAAAGTAGACCGTCCTCAAAAATTTTCTAATTTCTGCCCATGTCTATACGGATTATTGCCCAGAACATATTGTGGGGAATTATCTGGAAAGTATAGTGGGGAACAAAGCCTGAAAGAGAATATTCAAGGAGATGATGATCCATTAGATATCTGTGTGCTTACTGAAAAGAATATCACCCACGGGAATATCTTACTTCAAGCACGTCCTATCGGAGGATTACGCATCATTGATTCTGGAGAAGCTGACGATAAGATTATCGCTGTTCTTGAAGATGATTTAGTATTTTCAGAAATTCAAGATATTTCGGATTGCCCCTGCACGGTTCTCGATATGATCCAACACTATTTTCTAACTTATAAAGCAACTCCAGAGCATTTGATCCATGGCAAACCTGCAAAAATTGAAATCGTAGGTATCTATGGAAAGAAAGAAGCGCAAAAGGTAATCGAGTTAGCTCATCAAGATTATCTAAATAAATTTTCTAGAGAGAAAACAACGATATAA
- the rsfS gene encoding ribosome silencing factor, which translates to MELFCFNLLKVIAKVIDNKKGNNPVVLDVRAISQLTDYFIFAEGNVGVHVKALAETIVQELKEYNLTPLHVEGLSHGDWVVIDYGFIVIHLFVSSIREQYRLEELWKDGSIITSKLLAS; encoded by the coding sequence ATGGAATTATTTTGCTTTAATTTATTAAAAGTAATTGCCAAAGTTATTGATAACAAAAAGGGCAATAACCCTGTTGTCTTAGATGTTCGTGCCATTTCTCAGCTCACAGATTATTTTATTTTTGCTGAAGGGAATGTCGGTGTACATGTAAAAGCTTTGGCGGAGACTATCGTACAGGAATTAAAAGAATATAATCTCACTCCTTTGCATGTAGAGGGATTAAGCCATGGTGACTGGGTAGTTATAGATTACGGATTTATCGTCATTCATCTATTTGTCTCATCCATCAGAGAACAGTATCGATTGGAAGAGCTATGGAAAGACGGTTCCATTATTACATCCAAGCTTCTAGCTTCTTAA
- the priA gene encoding primosomal protein N' yields the protein MGNIESTTFRLYAEVIVNSNINKVLDYGLPENLEHITKGTGVSVSLRGTKKYGIVHQIKTTTECKRVLPILGVIGSGIVLPQDLLELMFWMSRYYFAPLGKILRLVLPGISSSIIQPKQHYRVILKQSKAKTKAMILTIQKESPSQAAALKILLSYNSPPGLSELMDKAKISQSPIHSLEKLGVIEIVNAADLEIQEDSLTFFLPDPYPLYPQQQSAVDKISLSLSLGKFQTHLLFGVTGSGKTEVYFQAIREARKLGKSAILLVPEIALTIQTVTLFKAHFGKEVGILHHKLSDSDRNKTWREASKGNISIIIGPRSALFCPVQKLGLIIVDEEHDPAYKQSESHPCYHARDVAVMRGKLANATVILGSATPSLESYSNALSGKYILSELSTRAAAACPAKVSLIDMNMEREKTKTKILFSQAAITSIEKRLTVGEQVLVFFNRRGYHTNVSCSSCKHTLKCPHCDMVLTFHKYANVLLCHLCNSSPKDPQTSCPKCHGVMTLQYRGSGTEKIEKVLHSIFPQVRTIRIDSDTTKFKGSHESLLKQFATGKADILIGTQMIAKGMHFPAVTLAIILNGDSGLYIPDFRASEQVFQLITQVTGRSGRSHLPGEVLIQSFLPDHNTIRCAMQQNYPAFYNQEIPGRELCSYPPFIRLVRCIFIGKCPKLTWKEAHRIHLLLGKQLDIHTQLMQITPCGHFKIKDVFRYQFLIKSKQVLPVNKKLHEVLLSAKLSPKVKFMIDVDPTTTFF from the coding sequence ATGGGTAATATTGAATCAACTACCTTTCGCCTATACGCAGAAGTCATAGTAAACTCTAATATCAATAAGGTATTAGACTACGGACTCCCTGAAAATCTTGAACACATTACTAAAGGTACTGGTGTTAGTGTCTCTCTACGAGGCACAAAAAAGTATGGGATCGTCCATCAAATTAAAACAACAACGGAATGTAAACGAGTTCTCCCAATCCTAGGTGTTATTGGTTCTGGAATTGTACTCCCCCAAGACCTTTTAGAACTTATGTTTTGGATGAGTCGGTACTACTTTGCTCCTTTAGGAAAGATACTACGTTTAGTACTCCCAGGAATATCCTCAAGCATTATACAACCAAAACAACATTACCGAGTTATACTCAAACAAAGCAAAGCGAAGACAAAAGCAATGATTCTCACCATTCAAAAGGAATCTCCTTCGCAAGCAGCAGCTCTAAAAATATTACTATCTTATAATTCTCCTCCTGGCCTCTCTGAACTTATGGATAAAGCTAAGATTTCCCAATCTCCTATCCATTCCCTAGAAAAACTCGGTGTTATTGAAATCGTTAATGCTGCAGATCTCGAAATTCAAGAAGATAGTTTAACATTTTTCCTACCTGATCCCTATCCTTTATATCCTCAGCAACAATCTGCTGTAGATAAGATTTCTTTATCTTTATCCTTGGGAAAATTTCAAACCCATCTTCTTTTTGGTGTAACAGGAAGTGGAAAAACAGAGGTATATTTCCAAGCTATTCGTGAGGCAAGAAAACTAGGGAAAAGCGCTATCCTTTTAGTTCCTGAAATCGCTCTTACCATACAAACAGTCACCTTATTTAAAGCACATTTTGGAAAAGAAGTTGGTATTCTCCATCACAAGCTCAGTGACAGTGATAGAAATAAGACCTGGAGAGAAGCCTCAAAAGGAAACATTAGTATCATCATAGGTCCAAGATCTGCCCTATTTTGTCCTGTACAGAAATTAGGATTAATTATCGTTGATGAAGAGCACGATCCTGCATATAAACAAAGTGAAAGCCATCCCTGTTATCACGCCCGTGATGTTGCTGTTATGCGAGGGAAACTTGCTAACGCTACTGTGATACTAGGAAGCGCCACCCCGAGTCTAGAAAGCTATTCCAATGCACTATCAGGAAAATATATCCTTTCAGAATTATCAACACGCGCTGCTGCGGCCTGTCCTGCTAAAGTCTCCCTTATTGATATGAATATGGAGAGAGAAAAGACAAAAACAAAAATATTATTTTCACAAGCAGCAATTACAAGTATTGAGAAGCGTCTTACTGTTGGTGAGCAAGTTCTTGTTTTCTTTAATCGTCGTGGCTACCATACAAATGTTTCATGCTCCTCATGTAAACATACATTAAAATGTCCTCACTGCGACATGGTATTGACTTTTCATAAATACGCTAATGTTCTTCTCTGTCATCTTTGTAACTCCTCTCCTAAAGATCCTCAGACATCCTGCCCCAAATGTCATGGTGTCATGACTTTACAATATCGTGGATCAGGGACTGAAAAAATAGAAAAGGTACTTCATAGTATCTTCCCACAAGTTCGCACGATACGTATTGATTCTGATACCACGAAATTTAAAGGAAGCCATGAATCCTTATTAAAACAATTCGCTACAGGAAAAGCTGATATTTTGATCGGCACACAAATGATTGCTAAGGGCATGCATTTCCCCGCAGTCACTCTAGCAATAATTTTAAATGGAGACTCGGGCCTCTATATTCCTGATTTCCGAGCTTCTGAACAGGTATTCCAACTCATTACTCAAGTAACAGGAAGATCAGGTAGAAGCCATCTTCCTGGAGAGGTACTCATTCAATCTTTTCTTCCGGATCACAATACGATTCGTTGTGCTATGCAACAAAACTATCCTGCTTTTTATAACCAAGAGATCCCTGGAAGGGAATTATGTAGTTATCCACCATTTATTCGTCTTGTACGCTGTATATTCATAGGAAAATGCCCCAAGCTGACTTGGAAAGAAGCTCATCGCATTCACTTATTACTTGGAAAACAGTTAGATATCCACACTCAACTCATGCAAATCACTCCTTGTGGACATTTTAAAATCAAAGACGTGTTTCGATATCAATTTTTGATAAAGAGTAAACAAGTTCTACCAGTAAATAAAAAGCTTCATGAAGTTTTATTATCAGCGAAACTATCACCCAAAGTGAAGTTCATGATCGATGTCGATCCCACAACAACATTTTTCTAA